A single region of the Vicia villosa cultivar HV-30 ecotype Madison, WI linkage group LG4, Vvil1.0, whole genome shotgun sequence genome encodes:
- the LOC131600180 gene encoding uncharacterized protein LOC131600180, with product MHSYIRLLYDRVLRGTPLSNRFRFVSSAHCSGMAIASERESVRQRLVDRFMSTGNTECLHLWAYNTRPVGAHWLLLAINPIREVVYYLNSVNGEWTNYPAMKDIVDLSIQVFRSQRDAQVSRTKSSNITWIQVQCPQQKNSYDCGYFVLRFMKEILQANQLEIPLTYLDEFRAAGYPKLKLEEIKEDLCHFYIKRFFM from the exons atgcactcatacatccg gttgttgtatgacagagtgttgcgcgggactccgttgtctaacagattccgtttcgtgtcttccgcccactgcagcggaatggcaattgcttcggaacgggaatcagttagacagcgattagtcgatagattcatgtccaccggcaatacagaatgtctgcatctttgggcgtataatacccgaccagtagg agcacactggttgctgcttgctatcaaccctataagggaagtcgtgtattatctgaattcggtaaatggtgaatggaccaattatccggccatgaaggacatcgttgattt atcaatacaagtgttccgaagtcaacgggacgcacaggtatcccgaactaaatctagcaacattacttggatccaagtgcag tgtccgcaacagaaaaacagttacgattgcggatactttgtattgaggtttatgaaagaaatccttcaggcaaatcaattagagattccgctcacg taccttgacgaattccgtgccgctggatacccgaaacttaagttggaagaaataaaagaggatttgtgtcatttttatattaagcgctttttcatgtag